GATTAACTGTAAATGAAAGTCCAGTTAGCTCTTTTCCAAAGCTTTTGTTTGACTTAAGGGCAATGATCTAAGATCGGTGGACATAAACCAAATCCCATTCCTTTTTTTAACAGTAATGATGAGTGGTTGGCTGCTCACCAGGGAACAGGGGTGACATTACAGATAAACTATAAGAGCCACAGATGCCTTTGGACTGGATGGCGGTGTGTGACCAATAGGCTGTGACCTTGCTCTCTCCCACCACCTGCAGGCAGAGGCTAAACACAACGGTAATGTTTTCCGGCGGAACCTGCTCAACCGTTTGCAGTTGGAGTTCAAGGCCCGAGAGGAAACGCGGCTTCGCTCGCGGCAGGAGTGGGTTTGCTTCGTGACCTTCATCTGCAACATCTTTGACTACCTCAAGGTGAGAgacaaagcccccccccccgctgtgtcGAACGGAGGCATACCCTGTCAGTAAATCGCCCTGTCCCAGTTTCCCCATCATAGGGGTTGAAAAGggctgctgctctccttccaaTCCCCAGGTTAACAGCATGCCCATGGTGGCCCTGGTGCACCCGGTGTTTGACTGCCTGTTCCGACTGGCTCAGCCCGACTCGTTGAACAACGAAGAGGAGGTGGGAGATGGAACGTAAACCTACATTAATCCAAGAGTAATTTAATGCTGAGTATGTGCCGTCGTGGTTGGCGACACGCGTCCCCTCTGAAAGGGTTGAATGGTCTTTTCTCAGGTGGACTGTCTGGTGCTGCAGCTGCACCGCATCGGCGACCAGCTGGAGAAGATGAACAGCCAGCGGATGGACGAGCTCTTCTACCTGCTGCGGGACGGCTTCCTGCTGCAAGAAGGCCTGAGCTCCATGGCCCGTCTGCTGTTACTGGAGATCCTGGAGTTCAGAGCTGGGGCCTGGACGCTGAGCGATACAGCCCAGAAGTACTACTACAGTGAAGTCAATGACTAGACTGAGTCCAGGCTGGGCTGTTGGTCACGGGGCGTGCCGTTCAATAGGCTCACAGAACAGTTGATTACAGAAAATACCTCGTATTGGCCATGCTTAGGTTTGGGTCTCCGGTTTTGTGTTTACTGAATGTCTCTTGGATGATAGGATCGGCAGAGGCTGTGTAGTGGATGATTACAGAAAATACCATGTTTCAAGGTTTTCCATTGAGTCGCCACTCTCCAGTGTAGTTGGCAGCAGGGATGTGTAGCAAGATAGTTGGTTTAACATTGTGTTTGTAAGTTGAATTGCAAGTTGTTTTAGAAAGGTTTTTGTTGCTATTGGGTTGCAGATTTGATATTGTAATGGCCAGTAGCTGAAAGACTGCGGGTGTGGACCCCCTAAGTGACAAGGGGAAAATATTTAGTTGCGCCGCTGAGCAGATCACTTAACCTGTAGTTGACTCCTGTAGTTTACTCTGGATGAGCATGTCTGCTGATTCAGTAGTGCTCAACTTGTCCACTAATTATCGAGCCCTTGACTACTTTAAataggtgagctagttcagagCTTCAACATGTTGTGGTTgctgggggtccccaggacaggtttgagaaccagtgctactttactgaaatgtaaaaaatacacaAGTGTGTTTTGAATTTGGTTGGTATGAAGCAAACAGAATTTCACaagattttgttttgattttgcaTTTTTCCTTCAGTCAAATTATTTGTTGTTTCCACATTCCAATGTtatgagaaatgtaattattttacaaagttaTTTCAGATATATACATTCCGGTCACTCAGGCTTACGTTTTCTTAGGTATTCTGCCTGTGGTAACAGAAACTGTTTAGGTTGATATTTTCTACCTATCTCTACAAAGAATCTTAAGTTGTGCAATACTTTTGGAGAGCTTAGCAGTCGATTTGGACTGGCAAATCAATGTACCAATTCAATTCTGTTCCACATACTTTCCAGTCAACCTTTGTTTTAAAAGCCCATATATTTTGAGCATTATCATTTTTCCCTTCTTGAGGGTCGTTTGACTAAATCTAATGCAACAATTTTATAGAATGTATGTCCCAATACAATATAGGTCTACATTGCTGCAGTGATATTTCACTATCactaaagtaattttttttattgagtgaCAATTTTCTATTATTGGGATTTGGGACCAAGATTAACGTTAAAGTAATTGGTTTTTCATTACATTAGCAATTTTTTAGGGGATGAATTTAACTAGAATTTAAGGAGTACCAGAATTGTGAATGCTCGAAGTTCTTAtctgaaatatttgtttttcaacatgttGTGCCAATATGGATGGCAATATTCTCAAAGCTCTGCGTTATTGTTTTTTGCACAAATTTAATATGAACCTATCATTTTGCTGAAGGTATTTGTATTCTTAAGAAGTTCCTCTTGAAAGGATATAATCCACACATTGGTGCTACAAAATGAATGCTGTGCTTTTGCTTTCAGCTAGGGCAAACTCTACACCTCAATACAGCccttaattatgtttttaagcCGAGAACGAGTGCATTCATTTAGTGACCATGTCTTCTGCTGTTCACTGCTGTTGTTGATGTTACTTGTTTGCAGTAGTGAATTTAATGAGGTCTTGTTTGGATTCAttgtttgatatattttttcgGAATGTAAGACCGGAGGGTGTGTCGAAGTGGAAGTGGGACAAATTCAGTCTTGTGTGTGTTCGTTCCAGAGGAAGCAGCTTTGGCTACCTACTTGGATTTATGATTCATTCCACCAGCACTACACTTTTACCAGGTGACTTCTAATTAAGTGTTCATACAAATGGAGAAGTCACTGATTTAACATGTTTGGATTTGGTGAAAGCCAAGGTGATTCACAAAGGGTTTATAGTTAGGCAAGCATGACCCACAACAGGACCTTTGAATTGAACAATTGAAGAACAAAGAACAGCTGCATAGAACATATTTTTCCTTAAAAATATGATTACACATGTTTATTTGTAGGCTATTTTAGCAACCTATGTTGGCCCTTGTGAGATGTTTTATACCAGAATATTGGTAGGTACAGTAACAATGTACTGCTGGTTGTATACTAGATTGAAATAAGTAGGTACAGTGCACTTACTgccaatcattggaatgttactGACAGCCTGGCACTCACGTTCACTGCCTGGCGCGCTGCCCATTTCACATCAAAACCAAAATCTTTGATAACTAAACTTTCAGACACCGATGGACCAATGAGTGAAAACAATAAACTACAATAAACTCAGTCACTCACTAGTTCAGAGAATTATAGTGCCAtggtgttaaaaaaaacaaaaaacaatatgcAATGATCATTGCTACATGAAGATTAAGCATTTCCAGTAATTCAGCACTGACCTTTTTGTCACATTTGGTGAGGGCAGTACTCACTATTTGCCTACTAGTGATTTGGTTAAAATGCCTTAGTTTTACACAGAATAACCAAGTAGGTTTGAGCATTTTCTACATTTAACTACTGTAGTAGAAGTTCAACATTTATTGCACTAAGAGAGTGctgtgtatttatatttttctataaATATTCCATTCACTAGTGAGGTATGACTATTGAAATATTTGAAGTACATCGCTCACTTATTTTTCAACTGTTgtacattaactgcagatggaaattgacaaataaaattgactTTGAAACAAATGTGTTCAGTTATATAATAGGATGACTTACTGTTGATGATAATAAACCCAtaacataaatacagtatgtgatCACATTTGAAACAGTTTCACTACTCTTTATTTAACTACACCGTTAGCAGCAGTAGTTGCATTTACTGTAATAGTACTCACGTTCCATATTTTCGGATAGACACCTTgccaaaaatgtcacaattaCAGCCAAGatctttttatttacaatgaCTATGAATTGGGGATAACAACATGTTGTCCAAATGTCCTAGGAAATCCATTCCGCTGTCCCTTCAGTTTAATATCTCCTAGTCCCTCTGGTACCGTTCTGCATGTTGCCTTGGCGTTAATAGTTACCACCAACGATAGTGGGCGTACGCTCTGTTGGATTCAGCCATCTTGTGCAATTCGTGTTTTCGCTTGATTACGTTGCCCTCCTTGGAGTACGCAGCCAACAGTTCCTGGGATAATTTCTCATACATGAGGGTGCGTCTGTTCTTGTTGTCCCGACACTCTGTGATCATCCACTTCATGGCTAGGAATCGCCTTCGGTTGTCTGTCAGGGGGACGGGCACCTGCAGAGCGGCCCAGGAAAGTGAAGGACATCATTAGATACTGAGTGGATTATGTGAAGAATCAACATATCCTAAATCTTAGGTAAAGTAATTGCCTTGgagaatacactcacctaaaggattattaggaacaccatactaatactgtgtttgaccccctttcaccttcagaactgccttaattctacgtggcattgattcaacaaggtgctgaaagcattctttagaaatgttggcccatattgataggatagcatcttgcagttgatggagatttgtggggtgcacatccagggcacgaagctcccattccaccacatccaaaagatgctctattgggttgagatctggtgactgtggaggccatttcaatacagtgaactcattgtcatgttcaagaaaccaatttgaaatgattcgagctttgtgacatggttcactatcctgctggaagtagccatcagaggatgggtacatggtggtcataaagggatggacatggtcaggaacaatgctcaggtaggccttggcatttaaacgatgcccaattggcactaaggggcctaaagtgtgccaagaaaacatcccccacaccattacaccaccaccaccagcctgcacagtggtaacaaggcatgatggatccatgttctcattctgttcacgccaaattctgacgccaccatctgaatgtctcaacagatatcgagactcatcagaccaggcaacattcttccagtcttcaactgtccaattttggtgagcttgtgcaaactgtagcctctttttcctatttgtagtggagatgagtggtacccggtggggtcttctgctgttgtagcccatccgcctcaaggttgtgcgtgttgtggcttcacaaatgctttgctgcatacctcggttgtaacgagtggttatttcagtcaaagttgctcttctatcagcttgaatcagtcggcccattctcctctgacctctagcatcaacaaggcattttcgcccacaggactgccgcatactggatgtttttcccttttcacaccattctttgtaaaccctagaaatggttgtgcgtgaaaatcccagtaactgagcagattgtgaaatactcagaccggcccgtctggctccaacaaccatgccacgctcaaaattgcttaaatcacctttctttcccattctgacattcagtttggagttcaggagattgtcttgaccaggaccacacccctaaatgcattgaaccaactgccatgt
This is a stretch of genomic DNA from Esox lucius isolate fEsoLuc1 chromosome 11, fEsoLuc1.pri, whole genome shotgun sequence. It encodes these proteins:
- the mif4gdb gene encoding MIF4G domain-containing protein B isoform X2, encoding MPTSKMDNPNEDYKIQSFDLETQKLLKTALKEPSAVDLEKVSNVIVDQSLKDPVFSKEAGRICYTIVQAEAKHNGNVFRRNLLNRLQLEFKAREETRLRSRQEWVCFVTFICNIFDYLKVNSMPMVALVHPVFDCLFRLAQPDSLNNEEEVDCLVLQLHRIGDQLEKMNSQRMDELFYLLRDGFLLQEGLSSMARLLLLEILEFRAGAWTLSDTAQKYYYSEVND
- the mif4gdb gene encoding MIF4G domain-containing protein B isoform X1 codes for the protein MPTSKMDNPNEDYKIQSFDLETQKLLKTALKVVSMPSEPSAVDLEKVSNVIVDQSLKDPVFSKEAGRICYTIVQAEAKHNGNVFRRNLLNRLQLEFKAREETRLRSRQEWVCFVTFICNIFDYLKVNSMPMVALVHPVFDCLFRLAQPDSLNNEEEVDCLVLQLHRIGDQLEKMNSQRMDELFYLLRDGFLLQEGLSSMARLLLLEILEFRAGAWTLSDTAQKYYYSEVND